A portion of the Halogeometricum sp. S1BR25-6 genome contains these proteins:
- a CDS encoding acyl-CoA thioesterase, producing MIDVEETYIENRVLVHPNDTNNYDMAHGGNVMKWMDEVGAMSAMRFAGETCVTARMESVNFHRPIPRGDAALIESYVYEAGQTSVKVRLRVFREDPLTGDTELTTESYFVYVAVDEDGDPTEVPELETNTEYGRELVETALEGEKESNGHDE from the coding sequence ATGATCGACGTCGAGGAGACCTACATCGAGAACCGCGTCCTGGTCCACCCGAACGACACGAACAACTACGACATGGCCCACGGCGGCAACGTGATGAAGTGGATGGACGAGGTGGGGGCGATGTCCGCGATGCGCTTTGCGGGCGAGACGTGCGTCACGGCGCGGATGGAGAGCGTGAACTTCCACCGTCCCATTCCGCGCGGCGACGCCGCCCTCATCGAGTCGTACGTCTACGAGGCCGGACAGACCAGTGTGAAGGTCCGCCTCCGCGTCTTCCGGGAGGACCCCCTTACCGGCGACACGGAACTCACCACCGAATCGTACTTCGTCTACGTCGCCGTCGACGAGGACGGCGACCCGACGGAGGTGCCCGAACTGGAGACGAACACCGAGTACGGTCGCGAACTCGTCGAAACCGCCCTCGAAGGCGAAAAGGAGTCGAACGGACACGACGAGTAG
- a CDS encoding TCP-1/cpn60 chaperonin family protein: MSDVARPPLAETGDGRDGEVPTPAESARALAGTVRSTFGPNGRDKMLVGSDGTVVVTNDGASILDRLDVEDPVARVLSRAVRTQRARVGDGATGTLLLVDELLSAASSLVADGYHPTTVVEGYALAATRARERLPAYELPVEEGDEERLRSVAKTAVTGRWDDAAAERFAGLAVSGLRAVGFDDARLDLCAYPGGELRESTLLDGVLVDTDTSSTGVEDGAVEGPRTLADARVAMLDAELAVETPRGAGSLGLDGPEELDALREHERSVRADAVRAVSGSGADALFCQKSVDGAVRSELARAGVLVVERTRRDEFDALARATDADPTMAVADLSPERLGRAGEVRRRTVGTADTLVVTGGRGESRATLLLRGGTPHVAEETERIVEDCRTLVRRALRDEGVLPGGGAAATALARDLGAWSEGVGGREAAAVEAFADSLEAIPRQLATNAGLDPVDSLVELRTRHSEGDSTVGIGRSGALREMVEAGVLEPSAVLDRTLTTAFEAVSAVLRVDDVLAVDAADAPGSDEGGPGGSGNGAPRRSRATGGYPWAIGH, from the coding sequence ATGTCGGACGTAGCGCGGCCGCCTCTGGCGGAGACCGGGGACGGGCGAGACGGAGAGGTACCGACACCGGCCGAATCCGCGCGGGCGCTGGCGGGCACCGTCCGGTCGACGTTCGGGCCGAACGGCCGCGACAAGATGCTCGTCGGTTCCGACGGCACCGTCGTCGTCACGAACGACGGCGCGAGTATCCTCGACCGACTCGACGTCGAGGACCCCGTCGCTCGGGTGCTGTCGCGGGCCGTCCGGACCCAGCGAGCGCGCGTCGGCGACGGCGCGACGGGGACCCTGCTCCTCGTCGACGAACTGCTCTCGGCGGCGTCGTCGCTCGTCGCGGACGGCTACCACCCGACGACGGTCGTCGAGGGGTACGCGCTGGCGGCGACCCGCGCCCGCGAACGGCTTCCCGCCTACGAACTTCCGGTCGAGGAGGGCGACGAGGAGCGCCTGCGAAGCGTGGCGAAGACGGCCGTCACGGGTCGGTGGGACGACGCGGCCGCCGAGCGGTTCGCCGGCCTCGCCGTCTCCGGCCTCCGCGCCGTCGGCTTCGACGACGCCCGTCTCGACCTGTGCGCCTACCCGGGTGGCGAACTCCGGGAGTCGACGCTCCTCGACGGCGTCCTCGTCGACACCGACACCTCCTCGACGGGCGTCGAGGACGGCGCCGTCGAGGGACCGCGGACGCTCGCCGACGCGCGAGTGGCGATGCTCGACGCCGAACTCGCCGTCGAGACGCCCCGCGGGGCCGGGTCGCTCGGTCTCGACGGACCCGAGGAACTCGACGCCCTGCGCGAACACGAGCGGTCGGTCCGCGCCGACGCCGTCCGGGCGGTCTCGGGGTCGGGCGCCGACGCGCTGTTCTGTCAGAAGTCCGTCGACGGGGCGGTGCGGTCGGAACTCGCCCGCGCGGGCGTGTTGGTCGTCGAGCGCACGCGGCGAGACGAGTTCGACGCTCTCGCCCGCGCGACGGACGCGGACCCGACGATGGCCGTCGCGGACCTCTCCCCCGAGCGCCTGGGACGCGCGGGCGAGGTCCGTCGGCGGACCGTCGGGACGGCCGATACGCTCGTCGTGACGGGCGGTCGCGGGGAGTCGCGGGCGACGCTGCTGCTCCGCGGCGGGACGCCGCACGTCGCCGAGGAGACGGAGCGCATCGTCGAGGACTGCCGGACGCTCGTCCGGCGCGCCCTCCGAGACGAGGGCGTCCTCCCCGGCGGCGGCGCGGCGGCGACGGCCCTCGCGCGGGACCTCGGCGCGTGGTCCGAGGGCGTCGGCGGGCGAGAGGCGGCGGCCGTCGAGGCGTTCGCCGACTCGCTGGAGGCGATACCTCGCCAATTGGCGACGAACGCCGGTCTCGACCCCGTCGACTCGCTGGTCGAACTCAGGACCCGGCACAGTGAGGGCGACTCGACCGTCGGTATCGGCCGGTCGGGGGCGCTCCGTGAGATGGTCGAGGCCGGGGTGCTGGAGCCGTCGGCCGTCCTCGACCGGACGCTCACGACGGCGTTCGAGGCCGTTTCGGCGGTGCTCCGCGTCGACGACGTGCTCGCGGTCGACGCGGCCGACGCTCCCGGTTCGGACGAGGGCGGGCCCGGCGGGAGCGGAAACGGCGCCCCCCGCCGGAGTCGGGCGACCGGCGGCTACCCGTGGGCCATCGGACACTGA
- the ddh gene encoding D-2-hydroxyacid dehydrogenase, translating to MPLTIGIHPSVARIVPPERLESELTDAAPEATVRVLDGHGDGRGGRDVTVDPASVGDSIDVVASFGFEEWFLDAGLEWVHVVRAGHDEFPVEALRDRGIALTNSSGIHGAPVGETVLGYMLQFAHGLHRYRDDQLDREWNPRPWGESFTLEGERVCVVGLGTLGRGIARRADAIGMSVTGVRRTPAPVDHVAERYSPENLREAVSDARFVVLAVPLNPATEGLFGAEELAAMREDAYLVNVARGPVADQSAVVDALKSESIAGAALDVTDPEPLPQESPLWGMENVVVTPHASAADEAFPERVADIVGENVRRLESGESLANQVV from the coding sequence GTGCCCCTCACCATCGGAATCCACCCGTCCGTCGCCCGCATCGTGCCGCCCGAACGCCTCGAATCGGAACTGACTGACGCCGCCCCCGAGGCGACCGTTCGCGTCCTCGACGGTCACGGCGACGGCAGGGGCGGCAGGGACGTGACCGTCGACCCGGCTTCCGTCGGCGACTCGATAGACGTCGTCGCCTCGTTCGGCTTCGAGGAATGGTTCCTCGACGCCGGTCTCGAGTGGGTCCACGTCGTCCGCGCCGGTCACGACGAGTTCCCGGTCGAGGCCCTCCGCGACCGGGGAATCGCGCTGACGAACAGTTCCGGCATCCACGGCGCGCCCGTCGGCGAAACGGTACTGGGCTACATGCTCCAGTTCGCCCACGGCCTGCACCGCTACCGCGACGACCAACTCGACCGCGAGTGGAACCCGCGGCCGTGGGGCGAGTCGTTCACACTGGAGGGCGAACGCGTCTGCGTCGTGGGACTGGGTACCCTCGGACGCGGTATCGCTCGCCGCGCGGACGCCATCGGGATGTCGGTGACCGGCGTGCGCCGGACGCCCGCGCCCGTCGACCACGTCGCGGAGCGGTACTCGCCCGAGAACCTCCGGGAGGCGGTCTCGGACGCGCGGTTCGTCGTGCTCGCGGTTCCCCTGAACCCGGCGACGGAAGGGTTGTTCGGCGCCGAGGAACTGGCGGCGATGCGCGAAGACGCCTACCTCGTGAACGTCGCGCGCGGCCCCGTCGCGGACCAATCGGCCGTCGTCGACGCCCTCAAATCCGAGTCCATCGCCGGCGCCGCTCTGGACGTGACCGACCCCGAACCGCTCCCACAAGAGTCGCCGCTGTGGGGGATGGAGAACGTCGTCGTCACGCCGCACGCCTCGGCCGCCGACGAGGCGTTCCCCGAACGGGTCGCGGACATCGTCGGCGAGAACGTTCGCCGCCTCGAATCCGGCGAATCGCTGGCGAACCAGGTGGTCTGA
- a CDS encoding DICT sensory domain-containing protein: MTGPLSTLVEEVEASSQTLSIVNYGGSEAATDRIVSYFEPQHVAVRDGVSAPSLPADFAVLHDGDSFVAAAAVADIDCHLSGESYLEDGGFGFAERPAILRHVDDRTFTSYDRRRMTLASREIESYAYHAGGGEIHAGFQRFSILRPQTRIYERIDEAGVDVHAYGAPDANAPEPVVAHPSEDAEILGSWFVVYEGDGPGDARALVAVETDAGAGEFSGFWTYETETVETVLERLRAEYPATTDAPAPTGD; encoded by the coding sequence GTGACCGGACCACTCAGCACGCTCGTCGAGGAAGTCGAAGCGTCCTCGCAGACGCTCTCCATCGTCAACTACGGCGGCTCCGAGGCGGCGACAGACCGCATCGTATCGTACTTCGAACCCCAACACGTGGCGGTGAGAGACGGCGTGTCGGCGCCGTCGCTCCCCGCCGACTTCGCCGTGTTGCACGACGGCGACTCGTTCGTCGCCGCCGCCGCGGTGGCCGATATCGACTGCCACCTCTCCGGGGAGAGCTACCTCGAAGACGGCGGCTTCGGATTCGCCGAACGACCCGCCATCCTCCGGCACGTCGACGACCGAACCTTCACGAGTTACGACCGCCGCCGGATGACGCTCGCCTCCCGTGAGATAGAGTCCTACGCCTACCACGCCGGCGGAGGTGAGATTCACGCCGGCTTCCAACGTTTCTCGATTCTGCGTCCACAGACGCGGATATACGAGCGAATCGACGAGGCGGGCGTCGACGTGCACGCCTACGGCGCCCCCGACGCGAACGCCCCCGAACCCGTGGTCGCGCACCCTTCCGAGGACGCGGAGATTCTGGGCTCGTGGTTCGTCGTCTACGAGGGCGACGGCCCGGGCGACGCGCGCGCCCTCGTCGCCGTCGAGACGGACGCCGGCGCGGGAGAGTTCTCCGGGTTCTGGACGTACGAGACCGAGACGGTCGAGACCGTTCTCGAACGCCTCCGCGCGGAGTACCCCGCGACGACCGACGCCCCCGCGCCGACCGGCGACTGA